A single Verrucomicrobiia bacterium DNA region contains:
- a CDS encoding LysM peptidoglycan-binding domain-containing protein yields MRAKKMNNVSPLIPQGSNLEQQNQARASLKTKIFCALGVNVAVLLGLLLMPGCKRETPPPPVDNNMDDFYNTGVYTESNPPVTEVESNWQPELVGSNAAPALTPQTETGTTSFPVVEPTTLPTPPPLPEAGTSEYVVKKGDTFSSIAPKFHITTKALQEANPNVEPTKLQINQKLVIPVPAAVPSPTTAAAPAADGMRIHEVKSGDSLSALASTYHTTVKAIQAANGLKNSTIKVGQKLKIPASN; encoded by the coding sequence ATGCGCGCCAAGAAAATGAATAATGTCAGCCCCCTGATTCCCCAAGGCTCCAATCTGGAGCAACAAAACCAAGCCCGAGCCAGTCTCAAAACCAAAATCTTTTGCGCCCTGGGCGTGAATGTCGCCGTGTTGCTCGGGTTGTTGTTGATGCCGGGATGCAAACGCGAAACACCACCGCCACCGGTGGATAATAACATGGACGATTTTTACAACACCGGAGTGTACACCGAAAGCAATCCGCCGGTGACCGAGGTGGAATCGAACTGGCAACCGGAACTGGTTGGCAGTAATGCCGCGCCCGCGCTGACTCCGCAAACCGAGACCGGGACAACGTCTTTCCCCGTCGTGGAACCCACGACCCTGCCAACGCCGCCGCCGCTACCGGAGGCGGGCACTTCCGAATACGTCGTGAAAAAAGGAGATACGTTTTCCTCCATCGCGCCCAAGTTCCACATCACCACGAAGGCGTTGCAGGAAGCGAACCCGAACGTCGAGCCGACGAAGCTGCAGATCAATCAGAAGCTGGTGATTCCGGTGCCGGCCGCCGTGCCGTCGCCCACAACCGCAGCGGCTCCAGCGGCGGATGGGATGAGAATTCATGAGGTTAAATCGGGAGATAGTTTGAGCGCCTTGGCGAGCACGTACCATACGACGGTCAAGGCCATCCAAGCCGCCAACGGTTTGAAAAATTCGACGATCAAGGTGGGGCAAAAATTGAAAATTCCTGCCAGTAACTAG
- the ftsW gene encoding putative lipid II flippase FtsW: MKTAVTTLMACVAALLVLGLVMLYSSTMNDLNRSTGQFTGPKLFVSQLVWCGLGLGACLVATLVDYRLLRKYAWVLYALAAGLLLAVLVLPEPWGKPINGARRWLNLPFSNVQPSEFAKLALIIVMAWYCERYQRRMRNWTRGVIIPGGIMAVLLGLIFVEPDRGTTILLAAIGGTMLLMAGVQWRFFVPPALLAVAGLAFSIWQDPMRMKRIFSWLYLEENREGVGYQAYQAMIALGAGGWSGLGLGNGRQKMGFVPEHHTDFILSIIGEELGLVATLGVVLAFVLIFICGFYIASRARDTFGMMLAAGISFLIGLQAFINIGVVTSTLPNKGLALPFISYGGSSLLVMLTAVGLLLSVARQGRAPEPKPVNPFTADEFPEAQTT, translated from the coding sequence ATGAAGACCGCTGTAACCACACTGATGGCTTGCGTTGCCGCCCTGCTCGTGTTGGGGCTGGTGATGTTGTACAGCTCGACGATGAACGATCTAAACCGGTCCACGGGGCAGTTCACCGGTCCGAAGTTGTTCGTCTCCCAGTTGGTTTGGTGCGGCCTGGGATTGGGCGCGTGTCTTGTGGCGACGTTGGTTGATTATCGGCTGCTGCGAAAATACGCCTGGGTTTTGTATGCCCTGGCCGCGGGGTTGCTCCTGGCCGTGCTGGTGTTGCCCGAACCGTGGGGCAAACCCATCAACGGCGCCCGACGTTGGCTCAATTTGCCGTTCAGCAACGTGCAACCCTCCGAATTCGCCAAGCTTGCTTTGATCATCGTTATGGCCTGGTATTGCGAGCGTTACCAGCGCCGGATGCGTAATTGGACGCGCGGCGTCATTATCCCCGGCGGCATCATGGCGGTATTGTTGGGGCTGATTTTTGTCGAACCCGATCGCGGCACCACCATTTTGCTGGCGGCCATTGGCGGGACCATGCTGCTCATGGCCGGAGTCCAATGGCGGTTTTTTGTTCCGCCCGCCTTGTTGGCAGTGGCAGGACTGGCCTTTTCCATCTGGCAGGATCCCATGCGCATGAAGCGGATTTTTAGCTGGCTCTACTTGGAGGAAAATCGTGAGGGCGTTGGCTATCAGGCGTACCAGGCGATGATCGCCCTCGGCGCCGGCGGCTGGTCTGGATTGGGCTTGGGGAATGGTCGCCAAAAAATGGGTTTCGTGCCGGAGCACCACACGGATTTCATTCTTTCGATCATCGGTGAAGAACTGGGATTGGTTGCCACCTTGGGCGTCGTGCTGGCTTTTGTGCTGATTTTTATCTGCGGATTTTACATCGCGTCGCGCGCCCGGGACACGTTCGGCATGATGCTCGCCGCGGGCATCAGTTTTCTGATTGGGTTGCAAGCCTTCATCAACATCGGCGTTGTGACCAGCACGCTGCCCAACAAAGGATTGGCGTTGCCGTTCATCAGTTATGGCGGATCAAGTTTGCTGGTCATGTTGACGGCGGTCGGGCTGTTGTTGAGTGTGGCGCGGCAAGGTCGCGCCCCTGAACCGAAACCGGTCAATCCCTTCACCGCGGACGAATTCCCCGAGGCCCAAACCACATGA
- the murG gene encoding undecaprenyldiphospho-muramoylpentapeptide beta-N-acetylglucosaminyltransferase: MTATSSAPLHVAIACGGTGGHLFPGLAVAEQLRACGVAVSVLISPKEVDQQAVRAASGVEVATLPAVAWQRGSRLGFFLGFFQSWRAARRLFRSRNTAAVLAMGGFTAAPPVLAGRGLRCKTFLHESNTIPGKANRWLASRVDVAFVGFPEASRRLSAREFAVTGTPVRAELRRGDAAASRMELGLDPDRPVVLITGGSQGASRINNLILETLPHLTGPTRNWQWLHLAGTRDVETVRAAYAACGVTAMVHPFLNRMPLALRAATVCVSRAGASSLAELAAVRLPAILIPLPSAADNHQWHNAHAYAESGAAILLEQPTVTPERLVKSLQGLIEDAIARATMQTALAKWDHSKAAEMIVGRILQTLGRSVAAEKLSLEKLSGSDEESRLMQIESVVVV; the protein is encoded by the coding sequence ATGACGGCGACCTCATCCGCTCCCCTTCATGTCGCCATTGCTTGTGGCGGCACGGGCGGACATCTCTTTCCGGGACTGGCGGTGGCTGAACAACTTCGGGCTTGCGGAGTCGCGGTCAGCGTTTTGATTTCGCCGAAGGAGGTGGATCAACAAGCGGTGCGCGCCGCGTCGGGAGTCGAGGTGGCCACGCTGCCGGCGGTGGCCTGGCAACGGGGAAGTCGGCTCGGATTTTTTCTCGGATTTTTCCAATCCTGGCGTGCCGCGCGACGATTGTTTCGTTCCCGGAATACTGCCGCCGTTTTAGCCATGGGCGGTTTCACCGCCGCGCCTCCGGTGTTGGCGGGACGCGGGTTGCGCTGCAAAACTTTTCTGCACGAATCCAACACCATTCCCGGCAAAGCGAACCGTTGGTTGGCGTCGCGGGTGGACGTGGCGTTCGTCGGGTTTCCCGAAGCCTCGCGGCGTTTGTCGGCGCGGGAATTTGCGGTTACTGGCACGCCGGTGCGGGCGGAACTGCGCCGCGGTGACGCTGCGGCGAGTCGAATGGAGTTGGGTCTCGACCCGGATCGCCCGGTCGTTTTGATCACGGGCGGCAGTCAGGGGGCGAGCCGCATCAACAACCTGATCTTGGAAACTTTACCGCATCTGACCGGGCCAACCAGGAATTGGCAATGGCTGCATCTGGCCGGGACGCGCGACGTGGAAACGGTTCGCGCCGCTTACGCAGCCTGCGGAGTGACGGCGATGGTGCATCCGTTTTTGAACCGAATGCCCCTGGCTTTGCGCGCCGCGACTGTTTGCGTCAGCCGCGCCGGCGCCTCTTCGCTGGCGGAGTTGGCCGCCGTTCGCTTGCCCGCCATTTTGATTCCGTTGCCCAGTGCTGCTGATAATCATCAATGGCATAACGCCCACGCCTACGCGGAAAGCGGTGCCGCCATTTTACTGGAGCAACCCACCGTGACTCCCGAGCGGCTGGTGAAGTCGTTGCAAGGGCTGATTGAGGACGCGATTGCCCGGGCCACCATGCAAACCGCGTTGGCCAAGTGGGATCACTCGAAAGCTGCTGAGATGATTGTGGGCCGGATTTTGCAAACGCTTGGTCGTTCGGTGGCGGCGGAAAAACTTTCGCTCGAAAAGCTGTCGGGAAGTGACGAGGAATCGCGATTGATGCAAATCGAAAGTGTGGTTGTGGTATGA
- the murB gene encoding UDP-N-acetylmuramate dehydrogenase, which produces MNVSPFPPAADASHCDAPLRGLESVVSAATVIRRNAPLAKRTTFRVGGAADFYVEPASETELAAVLRWCAEFAVPFFVLGRGSNLLVRDGGFRGVVICLAHPSFSAVVVDGERLRCGAGARLKQVAVDAKRAGLTGVEFFEGIPGSVGGALRMNAGAMGSETFRVVESVRVMDATGVGRDLAASEIEFTYRSCALLKTHLALGAVFKCRASTREEVEHRMKEFSLKRWSSQPAASSAGCCFKNPPNVPAGKLVDELGLKGTKVGGAMVSLEHGNFVINDGTATARDILNLLALIQAKAKTERGIELTTEVQIVGED; this is translated from the coding sequence ATGAATGTGTCACCCTTTCCGCCCGCCGCCGATGCCTCGCATTGTGACGCGCCGTTGCGCGGGTTGGAGTCGGTCGTTTCGGCCGCCACGGTCATCCGGCGCAATGCCCCTCTGGCTAAACGCACCACGTTCCGCGTCGGGGGGGCTGCGGACTTTTATGTCGAACCCGCTTCGGAAACGGAGTTGGCGGCGGTGCTGCGTTGGTGTGCGGAATTTGCGGTGCCCTTTTTTGTCCTCGGTCGCGGCTCAAATTTGCTGGTGCGCGATGGCGGTTTTCGCGGGGTCGTCATCTGTTTGGCGCATCCAAGTTTTAGCGCGGTGGTGGTGGATGGCGAACGGTTGCGTTGCGGGGCCGGGGCGCGCTTGAAGCAGGTGGCGGTTGACGCAAAGCGCGCCGGTTTGACGGGCGTGGAATTTTTTGAGGGCATTCCCGGCAGTGTGGGAGGCGCGTTGCGCATGAACGCCGGCGCGATGGGGAGTGAAACTTTCCGCGTGGTGGAATCCGTGCGCGTGATGGATGCAACCGGAGTTGGGCGCGATTTGGCGGCGAGCGAAATTGAATTTACCTATCGCAGTTGCGCATTGCTGAAAACGCATCTGGCGTTGGGCGCGGTTTTCAAATGCCGCGCTTCGACTCGTGAGGAAGTTGAACATCGGATGAAGGAGTTCAGCCTCAAGCGTTGGAGTTCGCAGCCGGCGGCTTCCAGCGCGGGTTGTTGCTTCAAGAATCCGCCGAACGTCCCCGCGGGCAAATTGGTGGATGAATTGGGATTGAAAGGAACGAAAGTTGGCGGCGCGATGGTTTCCCTGGAGCACGGCAATTTTGTCATCAACGACGGCACGGCCACGGCGCGGGACATTTTGAATTTGCTGGCGCTGATTCAGGCCAAAGCCAAAACCGAGCGCGGCATTGAGCTGACGACGGAAGTCCAGATCGTCGGGGAGGATTGA
- a CDS encoding D-alanine--D-alanine ligase produces MIEKLNITVMLGGPSAEREVSLRSGASVAAALRSLGHRVAELDPQSPDWKLPSPTDVVFLALHGTYGEDGTVQAELEQRGVPYTGCDAAASRIGFDKALTKEALVAAGVPTARSLVVATSDTPWPTGWNPPLVIKPVRQGSSVGLQFVERREEWSTALAEALRHDSRVLVEEKIIGRETTVGILDDQPLPIVEVRPKSGTYDYQNKYTAGRTDYFCPADFDPATTERIQAAGRAAFKAVGGRDYARVDVMVRTNGDPVVLEINTLPGMTETSLLPKAAAAAGITYPELCQRMVALALKRK; encoded by the coding sequence ATGATTGAAAAGCTGAATATCACGGTCATGTTGGGCGGCCCGAGTGCGGAACGGGAAGTCTCGCTGCGTTCCGGCGCGTCCGTCGCGGCGGCGTTGCGTTCACTGGGGCATCGGGTTGCGGAACTCGATCCGCAATCGCCGGACTGGAAACTGCCGTCGCCGACGGACGTGGTTTTTCTGGCTTTGCACGGGACCTACGGTGAGGACGGTACGGTGCAGGCCGAATTGGAGCAACGGGGCGTGCCTTACACCGGGTGCGATGCGGCGGCCAGCCGGATCGGATTTGATAAGGCGTTGACGAAGGAAGCGTTGGTTGCCGCCGGAGTGCCGACCGCCCGATCCCTCGTGGTGGCCACGTCGGACACACCCTGGCCGACGGGGTGGAATCCGCCGCTGGTCATCAAACCGGTGCGCCAGGGTTCGAGCGTTGGCCTCCAGTTTGTCGAACGACGGGAGGAATGGTCCACCGCTTTGGCGGAAGCCTTGCGCCACGACTCGCGCGTGTTGGTTGAGGAGAAAATAATCGGCCGCGAAACGACCGTGGGCATCCTGGACGATCAACCGTTGCCGATTGTGGAAGTGCGACCGAAATCCGGCACCTACGACTATCAAAATAAATACACCGCCGGCCGGACGGATTATTTTTGCCCGGCTGATTTTGATCCGGCCACCACGGAACGCATTCAGGCTGCCGGCCGCGCGGCGTTTAAGGCGGTGGGTGGTCGCGATTATGCCCGCGTGGATGTGATGGTGCGCACCAACGGTGATCCGGTGGTGTTGGAAATCAACACGCTCCCGGGGATGACGGAAACCAGCTTGTTGCCCAAGGCCGCGGCGGCGGCGGGAATCACTTATCCGGAGTTGTGCCAGCGCATGGTTGCCCTGGCGCTTAAACGCAAATGA